A single window of Liolophura sinensis isolate JHLJ2023 chromosome 6, CUHK_Ljap_v2, whole genome shotgun sequence DNA harbors:
- the LOC135467290 gene encoding neuropeptide Y receptor type 5-like: MPFTLLKLTMKNWPLGKIMCKIVPFVHMTDVFVSTAIIVAIAVYRHRCIVYAKKKSSSKRTIVYTLVMLWAISLALSLPVFIFSEVRPIQMMHTLVRYDICMEVWPSGKIRGLYTILLVVVQYLLPLVVISILHSRICHFLRLRITENPITRRNFERSLRAIHRHRKNMTILTSIAMTFGITWLPLTVLNIMADYDYRIFLESNFNLAYAICHLTAMLSASLNPIIYGGLNPNFREEFLSVLLCTRLRSRKGEDSIDEGVFNLRVIGMDGSTPSKSSSGTNYRSIVFNSG; the protein is encoded by the coding sequence ATGCCGTTCACTTTGTTGAAGCTCACCATGAAAAACTGGCCGCTAGGTAAAATCATGTGTAAGATCGTGCCTTTTGTTCATATGACGGACGTTTTTGTCTCCACGGCTATCATTGTAGCCATTGCGGTTTATCGACATCGCTGCATCGTGTACGCCAAGAAAAAGTCCTCGTCCAAACGGACGATCGTATACACGTTAGTGATGTTGTGGGCTATCTCTCTGGCTCTCTCTCTCCCAGTGTTCATCTTCTCAGAGGTTAGACCCATACAGATGATGCACACCTTGGTCCGCTATGATATATGCATGGAAGTCTGGCCTTCCGGTAAGATTCGAGGTCTTTACACCATTTTGCTGGTTGTAGTTCAGTATCTTCTGCCGCTTGTAGTCATCAGCATTTTGCATAGCAGAATTTGCCACTTCCTGCGTCTGCGAATCACGGAAAATCCCATCACACGGCGAAATTTCGAGAGGTCTTTGAGAGCCATCCATCGGCATCGGAAAAACATGACCATTCTCACGTCCATTGCGATGACCTTTGGGATCACGTGGTTGCCGTTAACCGTTCTGAACATTATGGCCGATTACGACTACCGTATTTTTCTAGAAAGCAACTTTAATCTGGCCTACGCTATCTGTCACCTGACCGCCATGTTGTCGGCCTCGCTGAACCCAATCATATATGGAGGACTTAATCCTAACTTCAGAGAGGAGTTTTTGTCGGTGCTTCTTTGTACGAGACTGCGTTCAAGGAAAGGCGAGGATTCAATCGACGAAGGTGTCTTTAATCTGCGTGTAATAGGAATGGATGGATCGACTCCATCCAAATCGTCCAGTGGCACGAACTACAGGAGTATTGTATTCAACAGCGGTTGA